A segment of the Leptolyngbya sp. NIES-3755 genome:
AAGAAGACGATCTGCGGGTAGCAGCGGGTGACATCAACACCGATGAAGACAACAACATTATCGGGGAATCGATCGCGGTTCGTTACCGTCAAGACTTTACGACCGCAACCCCTGAGGAAGTGGACTATGTAGCCGTTTCTCCAGTGCAAATCATCTCAGTTGCAACCTCGCTGATTCCGTTCCTCGAACACGATGACGCGAACCGAGCGCTGATGGGATCGAACATGCAACGTCAGGCGGTTCCTCTGTTGCGTCCAGAACGTCCTTTAGTGGGAACGGGCTTGGAAGCACAGGCAGCACGTGACTCTGGAATGGTGATCGTGAGCCGTTGCGATGGTGAAGTGAGCTATGTCGATGCAAATTCGATCAGAGTTCGCGACGCGCAAACGAATAAAGAGATCGAGTATCAAGTTCAGAAATATCAGCGATCGAACCAGGATACTTGTTTGAACCAGCGCCCGATCGTATTTGTCGGTGACAAGGTTTCCGCAGGTGAAATTCTCGCGGATGGTTCTGCAACTGAGCGCGGCGAATTGGCACTTGGTCAAAACATTCTCGTGGCGTACATGCCGTGGGAAGGTTACAACTACGAGGACGCGATTCTAATCAGTGAACGCCTGGTGTATGACGACGTTTATACCTCGATTCACATTGAGAAATACGAGATTGAAGCGCGTCAGACGAAGCTTGGACCTGAAGAAATCACTCGCGAAATTCCGAACGTCGGTGAAGATTCGCTGCGCCAATTGGACGAAAACGGCATCATTCGCATCGGTGCTTACGTTGAAGCGGGCGATATTCTCGTCGGTAAAGTCACGCCGAAAGGTGAATCGGATCAGCCCCCTGAAGAAAAACTCTTGAGAGCGATCTTCGGTGAAAAGGCTCGTGATGTGCGCGATAACTCGCTGCGTGTTCCCAACGGTGAAAAAGGTCGGATCGTTGATGTCCGGGTATTTACTCGTGAGCAAGGTGATGAACTGCCACCGGGTGCAAACATGGTCGTTCGCGTCTACGTTGCACAAAAACGGAAGATTCAAGTCGGCGACAAGATGGCGGGACGGCATGGAAACAAAGGAATTATCTCGCGGATTTTACCGATCGAAGATATGCCCTACTTGCCTGATGGCACTCCCGTTGATATCGTCCTCAATCCGCTGGGTGTACCGAGTCGGATGAACGTTGGTCAAGTCTACGAATGTCTCTTGGGCTGGGCGGCTGAATGTCTCGAAGCTCGATTCAAGATCGTGCCGTTCGATGAAATGCACGGGGAAGAGAAATCGCGTGAATCGGTTCATGGCAAGCTCCAAGAAGCTCAAGACTCCCGGATTAAAGCGACTGCCGATGGCTACTGGCTCTATAACCCAGACGACCCAGGCAAAATCCAAGTCTACGACGGACGAACCGGAGAAGCCTTCGATCGACCCATTACGATCGGTAAAGCGTACATGCTGAAACTGGTCCACTTGGTAGACGACAAGATCCATGCACGATCGACCGGACCTTACTCGCTGGTCACTCAGCAGCCGTTGGGTGGAAAAGCGCAGCAAGGTGGACAGCGATTCGGAGAAATGGAAGTGTGGGCACTCGAAGCATTCGGAGCCGCTTACACACTTCAAGAATTGCTGACTGTGAAATCCGACGACATGCAGGGACGGAATGAAGCGCTGAATGCGATCGTCAAAGGTAAAGCGATTCCACGACCTGGAACACCCGAATCATTCAAGGTGTTAATGCGAGAATTGCAGTCGCTCTGTCTGGATGTCGCCGTTCACAAAGTCGAAACCAAAGATGACGGCAGCAGCCGCGATATGGAAGTCGATTTGATGGCAGATGTCAACAGCCGTCGTGCTCCGTCTCGTCCGACCTACGAATCGATTTCACGTGAATCGCTCGAAGACGACGAAGATTAACCAGGTGCGAGGTGTGAGGTGCGAGGTGTGAGGTCAAGAACTTCAGCCTCCCCGCACCCCGCACCCCGTACCCCGCACCTCAATTTTTTGTCTCTAACAACTCAAGGACAACACGATGCCAAAGCTAGAACAGCGGTTTGACTATGTAAAAATCGGTCTGGCATCTCCGGAGCGCATTCGCCAATGGGGAGAGCGGACTTTACCAAATGGGCAAGTCGTTGGAGAAGTCACCAAGCCAGAAACGATTAATTACCGCACTCTCAAGCCCGAAATGGATGGCTTGTTTTGTGAGCGGATTTTTGGACCTGCTAAGGATTGGGAATGCCATTGCGGAAAATATAAGCGCGTTCGTCACCGGGGAATCGTGTGTGAACGCTGCGGCGTGGAAGTAACCGAATCGCGGGTGCGTCGTCACCGGATGGGATACATCAAACTCGCGGCTCCAGTGGCTCACGTTTGGTATCTCAAAGGGATTCCGAGCTACATGGCGATTTTGCTCGATATGCCTCTGCGTGATGTGGAGCAGATCGTTTACTTCAACGCTTATGTCGTTCTCAATGCTGGAAATGCTGAGAATCTGACTTACAAGCAATTGTTGACAGAAGATCAGTGGATTGAAATCGAAGACGAACTGTACAGCGAAGATTCGCAGCTAGTTGGAGTCGAAGTTGGTATCGGTGCGGAAGCATTGAAGCAACTTTTACAAGACATTAATTTGGACGAAGAAGCAGAGAGACTGCGCGAAGAAATTGCAGTTTCTAAAGGGCAAAAACGCGCCAAGTTGATCAAACGTCTGCGGGTATTGGATAACTTCATCGCTACCGGATCGCTACCCGATTGGATGGTGCTGGATGTAATCCCTGTGATTCCGCCAGATTTGCGTCCGATGGTTCAGTTGGATGGTGGACGATTTGCGACTTCGGACTTGAACGATCTTTATCGTCGTGTGATCAACCGGAATAACCGTTTGGCACGTTTGCAAGAAATTCTCGCACCAGAAATCATCGTGCGGAACGAAAAGCGGATGTTGCAAGAGGCGGTCGATGCACTGATTGATAACGGTCGTCGCGGTCGGACTGTGGTTGGCGCGAATAACCGTCCATTGAAATCTCTGTCTGACATTATCGAAGGGAAACAGGGTCGATTCCGTCAAAACTTGCTCGGTAAGCGGGTTGACTACTCTGGACGATCGGTCATCGTGGTGGGTCCAAAACTGAAAATTCATCAGTGCGGACTACCGAGAGAAATGGCGATCGAGCTTTTCCAACCGTTCGTGATTCATCGCTTGATTCGTCAAGGCTTAGTCAACAATATCAAAGCCGCGAAGAAACTGATTCAGCGCAATGATCCAACCGTTTGGGACGTGCTCGAAGAGGTGATCGAAGGACACCCCGTATTCCTCAACCGCGCTCCGACGCTGCACCGCTTGGGGATTCAAGCCTTTGAACCGATTTTGGTAGACGGTCGTGCGATTCAACTGCACCCGCTCGTTTGTCCGGCGTTTAACGCAGACTTTGACGGAGACCAAATGGCGGTTCACGTTCCTCTCTCGCTTGAAGCTCAGGCAGAAGCACGACTCCTCATGCTGGCATCGAACAACATTCTTTCGCCTGCAACGGGTCGCCCGATCATTACACCGAGCCAAGATATGGTCTTGGGCTGCTACTACCTGACCGCAGACAATCCAGATGCCAGCCAGGTCGAAGGACGCTACTTCTCTAGTTTGGATGATGCAATCACGGCATACGAACAGCAGCAAGTCGATTTGCACTCTTATGTTTGGGTGCGATTTGATGGGGAAGTGGAAGGCGGCTTTGGCGAGTTGATCGAGCAGCAAGAAACAGATGGCATTGTCACCAAAATCTACGAAGCTTGTCGCAGACGAGAAGATACAGACGGCAGCGTGATTTCTCAATACATCAAAACGACACCAGGGCGGATTATCTACAACAAGACGGTGATTGATGCGTTAGCGGGCTAGTCAGGTGTGAGGTGTGAGGTGTGAGGTGTGAGGAGGAAAATAATTGAACCCCCCGCACCCCGCACCCCACACCCTGCACCCCAATACACATCTCATGGCACAAATGGGGCACAAATGGCAGAGCAGAACTCAGAAAAGCAAGTTTTTCGCAATCAGGTTATCAACAAAAAAGAACTCACAAACCTGATCTCATGGGCGTTCACCAATTATGGCACTGCCCGCACTGCACAAATGGCAGACTTGATCAAAGATCTAGGCTTCCGGTATGCAACACGAGCAGGAGTTTCGATCAGCGTTGATGATTTGCAAATCCCGCCGACCAAGAAAGCGCTTCTTGATGCCGCAACCGAAACGATTCGCGACACTGAAGAGAAGTACACACGCGGCGAAATCACTGAAGTTGAACGGTTCCAAAAGGTGATTGATACCTGGAACGGAGCCAGTGAAGAACTGAAAGATGAAGTGGTTCGACACTTTCGATCGAACAATCCTCTCAACTCGGTTTACATGATGGCGTTCTCTGGAGCACGGGGTAACATCTCCCAGGTTCGTCAGTTGGTCGGGATGCGCGGTCTGATGGCAAACCCACAAGGGGAAATCATCGACTTACCGATTAAGACCAACTTCCGAGAAGGTTTGACCGTCACTGAGTACATTATTTCCTCTTACGGTGCGCGGAAAGGTCTCGTAGATACAGCACTTAGAACGGCTGACTCTGGATACTTAACTCGTCGATTAGTCGATGTCTCGCAAGACGTGATCATTCGTGAACTCGATTGCGGTACAGAGCGAGGAATTCCCGTTCGTCCGATGATGGATGGCGATCGCGTTTTAATCCCGCTGAAAAATCGTCTCCTCGGTCGCGTTGCGGCTCAAGACGTGCTTAATCCTGAAAACGGAGAAGTGATCGTCGCACGTAACGAAGCGATCTCCGATGACATTGCTCAAATCATTGGTAAGAAGAAAGTCGAACAAGTCGTTGTACGATCGCCGCTCACCTGTGAATCCGCTCGATCAGTGTGTCAGCACTGTTATGGATGGAGTTTGGCACACGCACACATGGTCGATATTGGAGAAGCGGTCGGAATTATCGCGGCTCAATCGATCGGGGAACCGGGCACACAGTTGACGATGCGGACATTCCACACGGGTGGGGTCTTCACCGGAGAAATGGCGCGTCAAGAGAAAGCGAACTTCGCTGGAACCGTAAAAGTTCCGAAGCGCTTGAGAACTCGCCCCTACCGGACTCGCCACGGGGAAGATGCGCTGATTGTCGAATCGGCTGGCTCAGAAATCAAAGTCACCGTTGAAGGAGCCAATTCACAGCAGCAAGATTTCACCGTTTCGCAGGGTGCGACCTTGATGGTGAGAGATGGACAGAAAGTCAAAGCTGGACAGATTTTGGCAGAAGTTCCTTTAACCGGACGCGGACGCAAGACAACTGAAAAAGCGTCGAAAGACGTGGCATCTGACCTCGCGGGTGAAGTTCGGTTCGCAGATGTCGTACCCGAAGAAAAGAAAGACCGTCAAGGCAATACGACTCGGACTGCACAGAGAGGCGGTTTGATGTGGGTGCTATCGGGTGAAGTGTACAACCTGCCACCGGGTGCTGAACCTGTTGTTAAGAATGGCGATCGAGTCGAAGCGGGTGGAACGATCGCAGAAACCAAACTGGTGACTGAAAACGGTGGGGTCGTTCGACTCTCAGAAACCGCTTCGGAAAACAGCAAAGGTGGACGTGAGCTTCAAATTATTACCGCATCGGTGATGTTGGATGAAGCGCGAGTTCGGGCGGAAACGCATCAAGGACGCGATCAGTACATGCTCGAAACCACGGGCAATCAGACCTTCTTACTGAAAGCGACACCCGGAACTCAGGTCACGAACGGACAAGTCGTGGCAGAACTGAGAGACGATCGCTATCACACCCAGACCGGAGGCATTATCAAATACTCTGGCGTGGAAGTGGGTAAGAAAGGAAAAGCCAAACTCGGTTACGAAGTGATCAAGGGCGGAACGCTACTTTGGATTCCTGAAGAAGCGCATGAAGTCAACAAAGACATTTCACTGCTGATGGTCGAAGACGGTCAGTACGTGGAAGCAGGCACAGAAGTTGTGAAAGATATCTTCTGTCAAAGCAACGGTGTGATCGAAGTGACTCAGAAGAATGACATTCTGCGCGAAGTTGTGATCAAACCGGGCGATCTGCACATGATCGATAGCCTGGACGATGTGATCACACGGGAAGCAGTCTTGGTCAATCCTGGACAACAAGTGATGCCGGGATTGGTTTCTGATGAACTGCGATATGCCGAATATGTTGAAACGCCTGAAGGTCCGGCAATTCTGCTGCGTCCAGTGACGGAATTCAACGTACCGGATGAGCCGTCTGTGCCGAGCCAAGATTCGACCAAAGAAGATTCTGGACGGGCAATTCGCCTCAGAGCCGTACAACGCCTGCCGTATAAAGATGGTGAGCGCGTCAAATCGGTTGAAGGATTGGAACTGCTCCGGACTCAGCTTGTTCTCGAAGTCGATCAAGATGCTCAACTCGCAGCCGACATCGAATTGATTCCTGATGAGACCGATCCAGAGGTCATGCGCTTACAGCTTGTGATCCTCGAAGCGCTGGTGATTCGTCGTGATATCGCGGCAGATGTCACTCAGGGTAGTACCCAAACTGAAGTGATGGTCAAAGATGGCGACCAGATTTCGGCGGGTGCGGTCGTGGCTCGGACGAAGATTCAGTGTAAAGAAGCGGGCGAAGTTCAAGGGATTCGACAAGGAGCGGAATCGATTCGACGCATTCTCGTGGTGCGCGATGCCGATACAGTTACGATCGAAGCCAACAGTCCAACCGCGAAAGCAGGTGAACTCCTGATTGCTGGAACCGACGTGGGTTCAGGTGTGACGCTTGAAGAATCTGGTCAAGTGCTCAACGTTGCTGGAAATCAAGTGACACTGCGGGTGGCTCGTCCGTACCGCGTCTCTCCGGGTGCAGTCTTGCACGTCGATGATGGAGACTTGGTACAACGGGGCGATAATCTCGTACTGCTGATTTTCGAGCGCACCAAGACTGGAGATATCATTCAAGGTCTACCGAGAATTGAGGAACTGCTCGAAGCGCGGAAACCCAAAGAAGGGTGTATCCTGGCTCGACGGGCGGGAACTGCTCAAGTGGTGTACGGCGAGGATGATTCGGTCGAAGTGAAGGTCGTCGATCGAGAAGGTTTGATTACCGAATACCCGATCGGTCCTGGACAAAACGTGATCATCTCCGATGGTCAAGAAGTGGCGGCTGGAGAACGACTCACCGATGGTCCTGCCAATCCCCATGAACTGCTGGAAGTCATGTTCAAAGCAAAGCTAGAGGAAGGCGCGTTACACGATGCTTCACTGTTCAGCCTGCGGGAAGTACAAACTTTCTTGGTGAACGAAGTGCAGTCGGTCTATCAATCTCAAGGCATTGATATTTCGGACAAGCATATCGAAGTCGTCGTGCGTCAGATGACCTCGAAAGCACGAGTCGAAGATGGTGGCGATACGACGATGCTACCGGGTGAGTTGGTGGAAATCTACCAAATCGAACAGGTGAATGATGCCATGTCGATTACGGGTGGTGCACCTGCTCAATACGAACCCGTGTTGCTCGGTATTACCAAAGCTTCATTGAACACGGATAGCTTCATCTCAGCAGCAAGTTTCCAAGAAACGACTCGCGTTCTGACCGAAGCCGCGATCGAAGGAAAATCCGACTGGCTGCGCGGTCTGAAAGAAAACGTGATCATTGGTCGTCTGATTCCGGCTGGAACGGGCTTCAATGCTTACGAAGAAGTCGGTAGCCCTGATGTTGATCCGGTCTACGATCCGACCATCTTTGATGAGGATACGGACTTCTCGGAAATGGTGCTTGACGATCGTACGGCTCGTTCTTACGGCTTAGAGACTTTGGAGGAACGCCCAAGTTTCAGCTTTGAGAGCTTTGGAAGCACAGATGATACTGATTCTGATTCGATCTACTCGCCAATCTTGGATGATGACGATGACTTGATTGCAGATGATATGGATGAAGACCTGTAGCCTATAGCACTCCTATTCATTAGAACCTCCTGGAATTTTCTGGGAGGTTTTTGTTTGTGGATGAACGACTCTGAGGGCACTATAAGAACGACTTAACCGCCCCCATTGTTGAGCGCGATGCTTCTCCGTGACATGATACAAGGTGCTGAATGTGATCCATTCTCAAAATTCAAACTGTCTGTTGTGATTCCTTGCTACAACGAGCTAGGCACGATCGAAACCGTGATTCGGACAATCAAAGCGGCTCCCATTCCTCACCTGGAAATTATTGTGGTCGATGATTGCTCTACTGATGGCACGACTGAATTGTTAAGATCGAGACTTGAATCTCAAGTGGATCAAGTCTTGTACCATACGACGAATCGCGGTAAAGGAGCAGCATTGAGAACGGGATTTGCTGCCATTACTGGGGACATTGCGATCGTGCAAGATGCAGATTTAGAGTACGATCCGCAGGAATTTCCCCTGATGATTAAACCGATCGTGGAGGGTCGAGCGGATGTCGTGTTTGGATCGCGGTTCGCTGGAAATCAGCCGCATCGCGTCGTTTATTACTGGCACATGGTGGGAAACAAGTTTCTGACGACGCTTTCCAACATGATGACGAATATCAATCTCACCGATATGGAAACGTGCTATAAAGCCTTTCGTCGTGAGGTGATCCAGGGATTGCGGATCGAAGAGAATCGATTTGGATTTGAACCAGAAATCACAGCGAAAGTCGCAAAAATGGGCTGCCGAATTTACGAAGTGGGTATCGCTTATTATGGGCGAACGTACAAAGAGGGCAAGAAAATTGGCTGGAAAGATGGATTTCGGGCGATTTATTGCATTCTGAAATATAACTTGCTCAGTTGACATATCTCCTCGAACTAAAAGGTGCGAGGATTCCCAAGCGCTTTGGCATCGCCGCTTAGTCTCTACAGGATCGCTCCCCTTGTTTCCTGCTTCATTGCAACTGCCTCCACTCGATTCGGAGTGTTCTGGTCTTATGCTCGCTCCACAGGCTTTAAGCTTTACCCCGCTTTCCCGGATGTCCCTCGGTATGGGTCGGGAGAAACTTGGTTTTCGTCTTTCCCAGAGATATCGTACTATGTTCAAATGTACTTGTAAAGCCGTCGTAGAACAACGGGGTTTTAGACCCATTCTCCTGATAAACACTTACGGATGTTGTGATTAGAGAAAAGTTGAAAAAAGAGCGTGAACCTTTATTAGAGCCAGTCCTGCGATGGCTGCGTTTGCGACGAGTCATTGCGGAAATTCCAGAACACTCGATCGTCTTAGATGTGGGGTGCGGACGCAAGGCGGCGTTTTTGAAAGCGATCGCACCTCGAATTCAGCAAGGCTACGGGGTCGATTTCAAAGTGGCAGAATTTCAAACCGACAAGCTGACAGCCATTCAGGTCCATTTGGGCGAAGAACTGCCGTTTGCTGATGCGAGTTTTGATGTCGTGACGATGTTAGCCGTGCTGGAACATATTGAGCACGAGCAGGCAATTTTGCAAGAAATTCATCGGGTGCTGAAACCGGGTGGAAAGCTAGTTTTAACTGTGCCTTCGATTTGGGCGCAACCCGTTCTGGAATTTCTCTCGTATCGATTGCGGATTGTAGACGAAGCGGAAATTCGGGATCACAAACGATACTACGATCGTCAAACGCTGAAACGAGTTTTGATCCAGGTTGCTGGATTTGAGCGGCTTCGACATCAATATTTTCAGATGTGGATGAATAATTTTTGTACGGTGATCAAAGGTTGAAGCATCAAAAGTTTTAGGGTCGTCTCGATCGTTTTTCAATTTTGCTAGTGGTTCGCTCCAACAATCCGCTAATCTAGAAGACCAAGGAAAAAATCACATCTCCTCACTTTTAGGAGTGGTGCTTCATGCCGAATTCCGTCGATCGTCGTCCGATTTTGCTCGATTTTGAAAAACCTCTGGCTGAACTCGAAGCCCGAATTATTAAGCTGCGCGAGTTAGCTGAAGAAAGCGAGGTGGATTTGTCTGATAAGATCGCTGCGCTTGAACAACGCACGATCGAGCTTCGTAAAGAGATTTTTAGCGGTTTGACTCCCGGACAGCGGCTTCAAGTGGCTCGCCACCCTCGCCGCCCTAGTACGCTCGATTACATTCAAGTCATTAGTGATGAATGGATGGAGCTACATGGCGATCGAGGTGGACACGATGATCCGGCAGTCGTTGGAGGCGTGGGACGAATTGAAGGTCGTCCGGTCGTGATGTTGGGTCAGCAAAAAGGACGCAACACGAAAGATAATATCCAGCGCAATTTTGGACAGGCTTCTCCTAGTGGCTATCGGAAGGCGATTCGACTGATGGAACATGCTGATCGCTTTGGAATGCCGATTCTGACCTTTATTGATACGCCTGCTGCATGGGCGGGATTAGAGGCGGAACAATTTGGGCAAGGGGAAGCGATCGCGTATAACCTGCGCGAAATGTTTGGGTTTGAAGTGCCGATTATCTGTAGCGTGATCGGAGAAGGCGGATCAGGGGGCGCATTAGCGATCGGGGTTGGGGAACGATTGCTGATGTTTGAACATGCCGTCTACAGTGTTGCACCTCCGGAAACTTGTGCGACGATCCTTTGGCGGGATGCGACGAAAGCGGCTCAAGCAGCAGAAGCTTTGAAAATCACGGCTCCTGATTTGAAAGAATTGGGAATTGCTGATGAAGTGTTAACTGAACCGATCGGCGGCGCACATAGCGATCCATTAGAAGCCGCAGAAACGCTCAAAGCGGCAATTTTGCGAAATTTAGCAGCGTTGGATCAGCTCACCCCGACGCAACGAAAGGAACTGCGCTATCAGAAGTTCCGCAACATTGGCGTATTCACTGAAACAGGATTGCCTTCGCATGTCTGAGTCCTGAGCGGTTTGAAACGACAAGATCTCTAAAATCAGGGGTATGAATTTTGGCGTATTCTTTTGTCCGCACACCCGCTTGGAAATGAATCTCCGGGCGGACTCAATCGCAGTGACAGATCCTCATCAGCACGAAATTTTGGACGCGCCCCAAGATTGCACCTTGGCAAGATATAATTAGTAACTGACGTAACGATTTGTAAAACTCGCTCATTTTTCACCTTTGCAAACCTTTTCCACTCAAGCTTTTTCCGGTTCTTCGCTCTTCATTCGATCGCCGTTTTGCATCGCTACGCTCCATCGCAAATGACCGAAGACCATTTTTCAATTCCAGCCCCCTATTGAGGTTTTTGAGGATTCATGAGTTCCTCCACCCATCGATGTGCCCTGATTACTGGGGCAAGTAGCGGCATCGGACAAGCCACGACGATCGCATTCGCCAAAGCGGGAATCGATGTTGTTCTTGTTAGCCGCACTCAGTCCAAACTTGATGCCGTCGCAGCAGAAGCGCGATCGCTCGGAGTTCATGCTCACACTTGTGCGATCGATTTAGCAGAAGTCGCACAAGTGCGATCGAAGCTCGAAGCGCTCGTTTCTGAAGTCGGCGCAATTGACATTCTTGTGAATAACGCAGGGATGGGATATACAGGCAGTCTTGCAGAAATGTCTCTAAGCGACTGGCAGCGAGTCATGGATTTGAATGTCACCAGCGTTTTTCAGTGCATTCAAGCGATTCTGCCTGGAATGCGATCGCAAAAACGCGGCACGATTATTAATATTGCCTCGATCGCAGCGCATCAAACTTTTCCCGACTGGGGCGCGTACTGCGTCAGTAAGTTTGGGATTCTAGCACTCTCGAAAACCTTAGCGGCAGAAGAACGTTCGCATGGAATTCGAGTTGTAACCCTCTCACCGGGGTCGGTGAATACATCCCTTTGGGACACCGAAACGGTGCAGGCAGACTTCGATCGTTCAGCCATGTTGACCCCAGACATTGTTGCCGATGCGATCGTGCAAGCTGCCACCCTGAACAATCGAGCAGTGGTCGAAGAGATGATTCTCATGCCCAATGCTGGAACGTTCTGAGTCGAGATTTCCAGTTAAACGGTTTCGTTTTTTGCACACTTAATTTTGCAACAATCATGACTATTGCTTCTCCGAATGGATTCAGCGCTAA
Coding sequences within it:
- a CDS encoding acetyl-CoA carboxylase alpha subunit (similar to AA sequence:cyanobase_aa:LBDG_14360), which encodes MPNSVDRRPILLDFEKPLAELEARIIKLRELAEESEVDLSDKIAALEQRTIELRKEIFSGLTPGQRLQVARHPRRPSTLDYIQVISDEWMELHGDRGGHDDPAVVGGVGRIEGRPVVMLGQQKGRNTKDNIQRNFGQASPSGYRKAIRLMEHADRFGMPILTFIDTPAAWAGLEAEQFGQGEAIAYNLREMFGFEVPIICSVIGEGGSGGALAIGVGERLLMFEHAVYSVAPPETCATILWRDATKAAQAAEALKITAPDLKELGIADEVLTEPIGGAHSDPLEAAETLKAAILRNLAALDQLTPTQRKELRYQKFRNIGVFTETGLPSHV
- a CDS encoding short chain dehydrogenase (similar to AA sequence:cyanobase_aa:LBDG_14350); this encodes MSSSTHRCALITGASSGIGQATTIAFAKAGIDVVLVSRTQSKLDAVAAEARSLGVHAHTCAIDLAEVAQVRSKLEALVSEVGAIDILVNNAGMGYTGSLAEMSLSDWQRVMDLNVTSVFQCIQAILPGMRSQKRGTIINIASIAAHQTFPDWGAYCVSKFGILALSKTLAAEERSHGIRVVTLSPGSVNTSLWDTETVQADFDRSAMLTPDIVADAIVQAATLNNRAVVEEMILMPNAGTF